Sequence from the Argopecten irradians isolate NY chromosome 12, Ai_NY, whole genome shotgun sequence genome:
TTGATCTTATAGTCAGGTTAGCGCAATGGCGAAATCTATATAGAAATTAGATTAGCACAATCAGGTCTTCGCGCAATACTGGCACAAAAAGCACTAAAATAAGATCTGTACTGATAAAATATGTACGTTTACAGTAAATGGCAAATTTTATAAGCTCATCATTTTTAAAGGTCCACTGTCTCTCAAAAACggtggggttttttttaaattggaaataaaactagtttgataattttgtacgGTCGTAAAAGTTaatagcttaccgttaatatgACACTAATCATAATCGTTtgaacaatttaatgaaaataaataaaatgttattttcgtaaagcgggtcgtattatgtttcccgtcgtCCTTCTAATTATCGCGTGTTAGTTGACTGTCACTGCGCCAGGCGGTAAAGCAGCAAagtgaatcttcactgttaacgtAGTTTATGCAACGAATcttgtatttaaattaattattgtgtaacaattgtttttaagatattttatttggaaaggtagtggaccttaaTATCGTTGTTGAATTTGGTGGTCACagtatatttttcaaaagtaagaaaggagaaaaaaaacattgtaaagaataaaaaaaaaaataactgtcaACTTACATATATCCAATCGTGATCCTTTTGGAACGCATGCGCGGCTTACAACATCTGTAACAGTGTTTGTCGGACAAGTGTATTTGAATTCCATTCcatgaaaacaaacataaaaactacTACAATCGTTTGGATCGGCTAACCAGCTGGATCCCTTCACATCTCTACAATGGTCTTCTCCAACCGCAAGGGACACGCACAAAGCGAGCAAAGCGAATAACAACATGTCTCCAAAAGTGAAGTTTGGAGAAGTTCAGGCTTCTGTACGGAAAGTTTGCTCGAAGCTGAATATGGGGTCTGGCTGGGGTCGAACGTATTTATAGACCTAGGCGCCTTTGTTTTCGGAAGTAGAAGCAATATTTATCACAATAAACACCAGAGGCGTGAAGGTTGGGAGATAATGGCGCGTGGACTTTAACTTTGACGGTGACGTCGTCGTGTTTGGCTGGTGGCGCTCCTTTGTGATCAGGGTTTGAGTCAATAGACAGCAGTAGTATCAGGGAGACGAAAGACATTCTCTAGATAGCCCGTCAATACCGGACATACCATCAGTTACAGGGCGGGCAGGGTTACATCTATAACGAAGGGATGACCTTACCCAAATAGACTTTCTATAATCCATCATGTAATACCACATAAAACAAAACGAAAGCCAGACCAGACATTccaaaaaaaattcaaacaagttATTTCCCCTGTCGGATGTATGCAAATACTGGTAACGATAAAGTATGTCGCATACCAACTGTCTTTAGGTAGGGAACATTCTTCTGGTGTGCGTTGATAACTCGTCACCATCAGTGTCCAAAGCGTCAGCATCAGAAAACAGGATGCGGATGTATATGGTATCATTAGCAGGATACGAATGGAGATAAATGAAAGTATACGTGACACATACACTTCGAGTGGCGACATATTGTGTGTTCTGTCGAAGTGAATCGCCGAGCATTGAACCCATGCTAAAACTATTCGTACGAAATAATTATGTCGGTGGTCCTTTTTGTGATccctattttatatattactaCCTCAATGAGGCATTTCATTGGCAGATTTGTATGGGACAGTCTCCAACCGTTTGCTATTAAAAGGGAAGGAATTcacaaatgataaaatgttaaaaaaaataaaaccaacaAATCAGCAATAAAATTACAAAGGAAATTTGGTCCAATATAGTCCAAAGGAAGATAATTttatgcttaaagatgctccgccgctgacaaatagtatttttgcTCCATcagaaacaggagcagacgatttagtttttttcttcagctacaaaagttacttactttacaccattaccacaaatgaaaagtttgagcttctaattttacttcaagataaaatattgaaaataattaattgcatcccgaaaaaatccgtggcactatgtcctatatggaatgaagtattgattacGCATGAAccgaaaacaaaataaattatttcatattattttttgtgttaattagacatatgaaTACACGATTAAttaccaattactgttcaaatgatgagtatcgtttatggtctgtcggtggtggaacatctttaaataatcTATTTTAGACACCGATTATTGGAGATTAACAGACAAAGAATAATAACTTCAGAGACTTAACATTGAATTCTGTGCTCTCTGATTTCTGAAGCaaatttcattcattattactgtaaaaactttcattttgagatcattttattatattgcGCTACTCTAATTTTCTTTGACTTTCTACAACATAGGGTTTATTAGGGTATTTGAtaataattgtacctgctgccccaatCCATGATCGTAAAAAACTACTTAATTTAGGATTTCATATTTTCTCCTATTTTTTCCTAGTTCTGTCTCTATGGCAAAGACACATGAATAaggttgtagttgtcgttcccGATTAGTGCTCAGAATCAACACTAGGAGTCCCGCTTTGATAAGGAGACAGCATCCTACCATCCaatacaatttcaaatataacatgtatagCTTATTCTGCTCTGCTACCCTtatttcatgatcgtaaaaggcgactaaatttaggatcttttctcttctttctaactcgCCGCCTCATATTTAGCCTTCGGTTTAGGCCTAGCGCTCGCCACTTTATatatgtcccgacatattaccataaaccCTCCGAGACCTCAAGGTCGCGATTTCGAATCCCATATGgaacagttgccaggtactgaccgctggtcagtggttgTTCGATCCACATGTTCAGgatttcctccaccaacaaacctgggaCGTCATTACATGAGCCTGGCTGCtaataggacataaaactaAGCAAACCAACCCATTGCCACTGTAAAGTAGGCTCTGTGTTTTGTCTCCTACCCGAGAGGCACCATAGTCTACACCTGCTTAgctagccctgcaggtagggcgttagaattgtacctgctgcccctattgcatgatcgtaaaaggcgacttaatcaAAAagtttatcttttctcttcttcctaactgacttatcTTTCCtcatgcctcccttggcaccgttaacttttggccttgagttgagcgttcgcccttgtgaggaaggctgtgTGTTCTGTCCCATGGCCGAGACTCGCCAAAGTCTacaaagtggtagtttctgctcctgcataGCGCTCACCATACatagagtgggacgactggttcgcccgttgtcagtataatgtgaccgcgtggggtgtgttgcttggtgtcttcggcggcatgcttcagtgatatagcactataaaaagggcaacgtgccttccttacatgaccctggctgttaataggacgttaaaataatcaaacaaacaaatcctgCTGAGCGCTCATAATTAAGGAGTGGGAAtgctggtttgcccgttgttagtattatgtttgtttgtttgaattaagtccagtgaggcggtgtcaagggagacgttaggaagaaaaaaagTCGGTTAGAAAGGAGAGAATAAATAAGATCCTAATTTTAGTCGTCGCCTCTTGCGATCATCCAATAGGGGTAgcatgtacaattctaacaccctacctgcagggccgcggtgtaatgtgaccggtcggggtgtgttgcttggtgtaaTGTGACCAGATGTGATGTGTTGCTTGCTTAGACAGcatatttcagtgatatagcactgtgATGAagagggcaagagttccactatacaagaagacaacaaacaaaatggtgtcttcggcggcatgcttcaattatatagcactataaaaagggtgagggttctactatacaagaagacactgtCACAACACGaatgtaaattatatgatattaatttaatacaatatgtaatatcactattatctatatctatatcaaatATTACAAAAGATACATTGTTTGTTAGTTATTTCTTCTGGTGTGATTGAATGTTCTATAGATCTTCATTCTATACTTGTACGACCAAAACAAGCACAGACATTGCCGCAAGGCGATTCTGCCTTCAAAGTCGTATTGAGGAGGGACATTTTTTTCTCCAATAATTGTCCTGTATgaattcaaatacatgtattaaacatttgttacatctattccgaatttgcatattgcagagttatctgcacttgcgggtaggtattgattgtgacgtcatgtatttgcgagCGTAAGACATACGTTTAGGAGAAAACggcgtgaattgcgctcacaaaataatgacgtaacaatcgatatctacccgcaagggagctaactctgtaatacgcaaagacggaataacatGCTGTGGCAAATTGCTCAATACATCTACAAcgtggaaagaaaaaaaataggacataataaaataaacatataatcaAATAGGCAACCTCAGCAGCTGTCTCCTCTTTATGGCCTTAACTTAAGTCATAAGCTTCTCACACCCTCCGCATATCGTACAGATCTGTCTCACTAATTGCTCTTCTCTTTCTTGCTTCCTCTAGTTCCTCTAAGCTGTCACTCCTTCGCCTCATTGGTTGTCTGTATGTTTCGGCTTCGTTGCTAGTGGCTGAATCATGTACTTGATGAGTCTAATATTGGAATAACCGAAAAGaactttaatatcaaaattcaatatcacatcaatatgttaaaaatagtCTAGCCCTACGCATTTGCTGTAATTAGCCAACGCTACGATATTTGTTGTATTTACTCTGATAATGGTAGAAAACCACATCATCGACTTTATAAGTCTGTTAGTTTCATTATGTAAACAAAGACTAGGGGCCAAAGGCGCCACAAAGTAAGGTAAGTTCATTGGAAAACATATCGCATAGAGCaatttaagaaataaataaataataagtcACCTCTTCCCATTGTTTTCTTTGGTATTTCGATGGCACGCTACCACACCCACCACTCGCTGTTATTTTCCCAATCAACACATGGCTGCAGTCTATTttaggtagggcgtaagaatagTATCTGCTGtccattttctttctttctaacgtctccctgACACCGACTCGCTTTTGGCCTTCGGTGCAGCGCTcgccctgtgaggtaggctctgagTTCTATCCCTCTTatcaagacacaccaaagtctgtaaaggtggtagtttctgctcctggtTTAGCGCTCaacattaagggagtgggacgactggttcactcGTAATCactataatgtgatcgggtgggaTTGTCTTTCTTGCTGTATTAGacgcatgcttcagtgatatagcactataaaaatgtcaacagttccactttgcaagaagatacaacacgaatataccacagtatcccaaaacacacacttcGCACTTCACATACGcaagacaccacatacacgggaggccgtcctaaaatgaccctgactgttaataggacgtaaatttaaCAAACCAAACCAGAGTCTATATCGCAGCTGACACTGATTCTAACCTTTATTTCCTTGGCGTTTCATGTTTTGACAGTTTGCGGGGAAAATCACGGTTTTTACAATAGTTTTCGATCTCCTTTCCAAAACTAGTTATTGTCCGAGCCGCTTAATCTTCGCAAAGACGTCTCAACTTATCTACAGTTGAGGATATTCTCGAGTAGCTTGAGGAAGTTTTGTACAATCGAAATTTGAGGAAAGCTTGGGTAACGAAATTTCAGATTGAGAAAATAGTGCGTAATTTTTTAGATCACCTgatgagacaaagtctcaagtgacctattctaatcgccttttgtccgtcgtcgtgtgtccataaacaatttacattttcgacttcttctccaaaaccgctaaagcaatttcaatgaaattttacaaacCTTCTacggcataaggccaatcaaaattgtgaattgtatgaCCCCTAGCCCcctgggggctgtgggaggggccaaaaggcgtaaaattgactaaaatttcaaaaatcttcttctccactcacagatctggtagaatcaaatactcttcatagatagaaaggtctcaagtttccccctggggagaggggttaagtttactatattttgaataaggaaaacacatttttgagcattatttggtcatttataataaaaaaaatagtcaaatgttgtcataaCTATCCATATGAGATggtcattgaatcctattaacaaattttccatgactgacccccaggggccttaggggcggggccaaaaggggtcatataggcaaaaacttcaaaaatcttctgaaattctggaactgatagaatcaaatactcttcatagatggaaaggtcttaaggtccttttcaaaaattgtgaattatatgaaccTTGGGGTCTCGTGTTTCCCATCTGGGGttggggtcaagtttactatagtttatataggaataacacatttatgaacattatttgcttatttttcataggaaattattcaaactgggttagaattattagcctaaaaTAGAATTTTAATGTCATGTCCATATTGGTCCttgccgacccccaggggccagaggggcggagccaaaaggggtcaaattggctaaaatttcaaattctTCTTCtcaattcacagatttgatggaacaagatactcttcatagattggaatgtcttaaggccctttacaaaaatcgTTAATTTCATGGctctgggatctcagatttccCCCTGGGAAAGGGGCCAAATTtataatagtttatatagattcatttatgaaaattatttgcttagttttcataggaaattagtcaaactgggtttgaattattagcctgagatagcattgttatccatattggtcctggcagACCCCCAAGGACcagagaggcggggccaaaaggggtcaaaatggctaaattaaaaaaaatcttttgaatttacagatttgatggaaccaataaacttcatagattaaaaattcGAATTTATAAAATCCCTGACTGACTTCaggggcctgatgggccaaaacatagtgtttatatgtctttgtttcattctgtatccgaactcagatgaccgttaaggcacATGGGCCTCTTAGTTtttcttattatatatttcaGTGAGAAACGCTACACACTGGGCAATAGTTCCACCTTACTTATTGGTGCAACATTTATACACCAAACCATACACTCGCacacaatacattatatacataggaGACCGTAACCAAATGACCTTAGAACCTacatataatcaaacaaaaaccaaaacgTTATTCATGTCTAATATGTCTTTTGGTTTTTATAGCATTGTTGCGTAAGACTACACGACCTTTCTATCGACTTTGTAAAACCTCCAAATCTCCACTGACAAGTCAACATAAACACACTAGCCCAACGTTTAAATAAGACTAAAGGGATCATACCTTAGGATAGGGTTGTTTTGTACACACAGATGTGGCGATCAACAAGAGGCTATCGGTGATACCCGGTCGTGACTGTACCACGCCTAGCATGCTAATGAAACCAGGCAAAACAAGGTCGTACTTGCAATAGGATTTAAGACACTCTTAAATATTCAAGTGGCGAAATTCTCGTTGTAcatattatgtttatatttagtattttatttatatccTTTATTTTTCTATGttatgctccaccgctgacataGCATAAACGATACCTATCATTTGAACTACAACAAATGgataatcgtgtttatatgtgtcaAATTAGCacagaaatacatatacaatgatttgttttgcttttaatgCATGCGCAATAAGTACGTAATTCCATAAAGGGCATAGTggcatggatttttttcgggacgcgattaatttaaatatttttatctttaattaaaggaagaagtttaaacattttaatgttggtaattgtgtaaagttagtaacttttgtaattgaaaacACTGATTTAGTCtattcctgtttttgattgagaaaaagtaccatttgtcggcggtagaacatctttaaataaataaagatattaaCAGAATAATATCAACGCGGAAATATAAGAAAGTAACAATAATACTGCGTATCATCATTAATGGaaatgattgtttgtttgtttgtttgattattttaacgtcctattaacagccagagtcatgtaaggacagcctcccatgtatgcagtgtgtagcgtgtgtgaagtgcgaggtgcgtgttttgggagactgcggtatgttcgtttagtgtcttctggtatagtcgaactgttgcccttttatagtgctatatcactgaagcatgccgtcgaagacaccaagcaacacaccccacgcggtcacattatactgacaacgggcgaaccagtcgtcccactctacTCCTTTTTCGcgcggctaggggacagaacccagagccttcctcacagggtcacgctcaacgcaaggccaaaggtgaggcggtgccaagtgAGGCTAAGGGGtgaaagtcagttaggaagaggagGAAAGAAAAGATCCTAGATTatgtcgccttttacgatcatgcaataggggcagtagATACAATTCTatcgccctacctgcagggccaagttaatcaaacaaacgaaCAAACAGTGTAGCGTGTATGAGGTGCGTGGTGCAATGGTTTGTCTCTGCCAGAGGAAACCTTCCACACAGGGGCGAGTAATCAAATGCCAAAAGGAAAGTGGAAAGCGTTCTTAAGATCAGCGTCAATGTAAAATTCGCCATTTCCTAACAGACGCCAGGCGGAAATTTCTATATGACGTCATTACGTAATTAATCCATGACATCAGTCAGAACGACGTCACGAAATGTGTTCTACATATCACTACACCAACGGGATTTATTGGAGAATTATGATCTCGTGAGTTCCGGTTTTTGTTAGGTGACGATATTGTCAGTCCCGAACAAATGCAAGTATTATTTACACacacatttgttttatttcttcgGGTATCCAACAGGGATCTATTTTGAAACCTTGCTTGTTTTATGAATCTCTGTTGTTTTGTTTAGCTCCTTAAACTATGTAAATCATTtggtaaaatttaaaaaaaaaagtgattgTTTACAATTTATGACGCAGAATTATTATTAGAATCGCACCTGCTTCCCTCACTGCATGATAGAAACTGTCGTATGGATCTGGTTTCTGCCCCGAACCCAAATTGAAGTCTGGAAAATTGATTCTTTTTGGCTACATATTTTACTGAAAGTGCTTAACTGTGTCGAGAGATGTACGCGTTGTGCTCCAGTTGACATGAAAGGAGTCCTGCCCCTTGTCTCAACCCtcttataatacatttaaatacCTAGATTTGAATATCATTTGATTCgaatttctttttgtttctgttttgtctTCAGTATAATTCTCATCGACCAATCATTTAAAGTGAAGAGATATGAGATTACATTCCTTTAACTTTCTCtctaataatacatgtaaatacctagatttgaatataatttgaATCGAAGAGATATGAGATTATATTCCTTTGACTTCCTCtcttataatacatataaaatacctagatttgaatataatttaaatcgaatttctttttgtttctgttttgtctTCAGTATAATTCTCATCGACCAATCATTTAAAGTGAAGAGATAGTAGATTACATTCCTTTAACTTCCTCTTCGAGCAGTTCTTGCTAAGAAAAATGATGGTTGGATAAACATTTCCGTCTtgcaaatgaaacaaattgtaAGATCATTACAAAAGGATGTTCAGTGTCAACGCATGAATCCTAGACTAAACTGCAAAAACACTCACCATGTGTGTCTAGACAATTCTTGTTTGCTCGATTCTGTTAGTGTTTATAATTGCTGtcagatgtaaaatatatagcGTTAATTCTGTTGCCCTCTGTGCCGAAACGACCAAACCTTGGCAGCCATATAATGCAACAAAACACGACTTTCTCCCGCCTTGGCCGTAACAGCAACACATAGTCTACGTTAAAACATAGATTATGACCACAATACAGAGGATTTCTATGTATCTATGCAACACGGTTGCCCTTGTACTTTTGTATGTGAAGTGTTTTGGATGCAACGGGATTCGTTTAGCAAGTAGTTCCGTCTCAACATCATCAGCATTCTCACATGAACGTCTGGTGACTAACCTCCAGAGAGACGCCCAAATAGCCCAATAAACCTTGTCGTTATCACACTGTCTGGTATTGTTCGTTAGGTCAGCCATCTCTGTCCATAAATTATGATCTAAGTGCGTGAGTAGGAATTAGCATGTTTGCAAACATACAGGTTAATAATAAACGCTACACGGCAGTGTTGAATCATCATTGGAACATTGATGCGAAATTATCTAACATGACTAATTGTTTTGCACCGAATACTTTAATGCTTATGATACCCATCCCCCATTGGAGCCTCTCATATGACTCCCAGAAAACTAAAATGGGGTCAGTGCACACATGAACTCTGCAGTCAGGTGTTTCTAAAACTTCGTCATTTAGGGGATTGCGCTTCATAAAGTTTGCCCGTAAAGTGTGTGTCTAATTTCTGATTTTGATTTTGTCGGGTAGGTCCTGGAGGAAGTTGTTCCTCCACCCGTAATTTTTCTAAATAATGACATAATGACTTTGTTATCCACACTGGTCATGAAATGTATAAAAGAAGGATGACTTGGTTCCGTATACATACCTAGCCCGGCCACACGTCTGATTCTAGTCTTCCCTGTAGTCTAACCATGTTGATCCCGTTCGCCATTGTCGCCGTATTTGTGGGAGTGCGAGCGGATACAGTATGCCCGCAAACATCCACAGTTGTGTGGATTGAGGACAAGACGGATTGCTCTACGTTCTTCATGTGCTACCAAGGACGTCATTTTAAGTATATATGTCCATCTGGGCTCGTATGGGCGCCGGACAGCCGCATGTGCGTCAAGAAAGGGTCACCCGAAGACAAATGTACGCATGCCAATATTTCCTTATTCGCATGTAATGTTTCCCAAATTCATGGTTTGAATATTCAATAAGGTATATATACCTCGCCGATACAGCGATATAGGTGGAAGTAGTGCAATGTCAATTATAGTAATTTTAGCCAACCATAGGAAACGATTTTCCTCAAACTTGagatttaaaaattatattgaaaattttgcattttgtCGACATTGCTTCctgtatttgaaaaaataaggGGGGGACAAAAACATAATTGAAGACTTTGTTCTATAGATGTGTAACCGTTTGGCTGTTGGTACACCTTGACGAAAACGTCATGACAGTTGTTTAACAATTATGTTCTGTTTTAGGTACAACTCCCGTTACGGCCAGACAGCCGTGTGTGTCCGGGGTAAAAGCCCGGGAATCACAACAGGACAACTGTGCTAAGTACTACGAGTGTGGCGTGAGCCGAACAGCAGGATCCAGTACCCCAACCCTAATGGAATGCCCTTACCCTCTCCTCTTTGACGAACAGAAGGAGCGCTGCGAGTTCCCGGAAGTGGTGAAGTGTGATCAACGCAAGGAACCAACGGATCCATGTAAGTTAATATCTGAAGATCTTAGACATGAGCGGATTTCTACCGTTTTACGAAGCTACGGTTAGATCGATATGCAGAGTATCGTTTAAATTTCCATTGAACGAGCCTGTACTCCTGTTGCTGTCTAAATAACTGAACCTTGGGTCTCTCAAGGTGGCACATAAgcagagtattgtttactgaacGAGCCTGTACTCCTGTTGCTGTCTAAATAACTGAATCTTGGGTCTCTCAAGGTGGCGTATTTTGACCATTTTCTGTTTTTGAATAGCATTGTCTAACGACGAAATCGAATTTATAAAGCTGAATCGATATCTGATGTCAAAATTAAGGTCTTTAACCTttagggtcaaagaagtaatatcaacaggattttccagatgacacgggattcAATCAAACATAAGTCTTTtttacgaattacttcaaatggtaaatatgggacaagggaATAATTCTAACGTGTggaaaaaacaaaattgtcaaattttcgaggcgatctgcccctttatcaagacatacaaaacgaacacgattacataataggatacgaacagtaatgtgggacaaagtagacaaatattgaactatacagcacaatggagcgcaatttaccaTTCGCGGCAAGTGGCAGCCggatctacaaaaatgtatccatgctgttcggcagacTAATAGACTGTATGATGTTATATCTTTGTAAATTCAGAATTATATTCGCTTTTCTGATAATTATCAAAGCAAAATGATATtgcattatttcaaattttaccaAGGCGGTATAACACCATTTGGACCGAAAAAACTTCCTGTATTTTCATCTtggatatgtattttctttggCAAATGTCAACAACTTTCTCTGGTGTAcatgttaattacaagaaaaacgTTGACCATAGGACGCCACCCTGAAGAACGCGACATTTTGGCAATGAAGCTCACAAAGGAAAATTAACTCGATGTTATGCTATGTATATCGAATGTCGCGTAGCCATTTACAATGTGTATTGGCCAATGATTATGACAATGGGAAAGGAGAAAAAAATTCATAAGGACATCAAgcgaaaaaaaaagatatgaaaGCGATGAGAGGTTTCATAAATACATAGCTTTTATCTACCCCAGAGTCATTGCGTGTTGTATTTTCTTTCAACTACCATAGTTACTAGCTTCAAGCTTCCAAACAAATAAGCATGACCTAAGTTATTAGACattgtatttctatttgtaggtgaatatgatgttaacagGTGCGATGAAAGTGCAGACTGTCCTCCGTGTTACGTGCGATTTCCGAGTTGTAAAGGACTACCGGAAGGTCTGAACCCATGGAAAGGCAAGGAGTGGACCCCACATTTCACCGTTTGCAAAAAGGAGCGGGTTGTTTACAGTGGCACGTGCACTCCCACGGACAGCGGACAACAACGCATGTTTAACCCTGACGAACGGACATGCGTGGAACCCAAGATCCTTACTTTCTCACAGCCTTAGAAAACTTTCTAAACATTAAGTTCTTGCGTTTATGACGTATGGATGTATTTGTAAAATGGCAAACTATTCTATGCATATTTCTAGCCGTTCATCCTGTTGAAAATTGTCTGTCCTATTTTCCAAAATCAATCGCCCATTAACTGGAAAGATCCTTTCCATTTACactatacattttgttttcttaattaAGATTGGAGAATGACGACTTGTGCTGGACCAATTATCTTTTATCTGATATAGa
This genomic interval carries:
- the LOC138336452 gene encoding uncharacterized protein — translated: MLIPFAIVAVFVGVRADTVCPQTSTVVWIEDKTDCSTFFMCYQGRHFKYICPSGLVWAPDSRMCVKKGSPEDKCTTPVTARQPCVSGVKARESQQDNCAKYYECGVSRTAGSSTPTLMECPYPLLFDEQKERCEFPEVVKCDQRKEPTDPCEYDVNRCDESADCPPCYVRFPSCKGLPEGLNPWKGKEWTPHFTVCKKERVVYSGTCTPTDSGQQRMFNPDERTCVEPKILTFSQP